One Cryptosporangium aurantiacum DNA window includes the following coding sequences:
- a CDS encoding pirin family protein has translation MSNLDPAPAEATCGGRADVATAPVRELLIGRDVVLGGPRGMTVTRTLPHRDRRMVGAWCFVDHYGPEDIGAQGRGGMRVPPHPHIGLQTVSWLLRGEVLHRDSLGSEQLIRPGQLNLMTAGVGISHSEESPADRTPILHGAQLWVALPAGERAVAPAFAHHADLPVVARGGLTATVLMGTLEGATSPAQTYTPLVGAEVTSGGDGGTLTLRPDFEYAVLAFEDGPLVDGEPVPAGALVYLGTGRTELTLSGAGRTLLLGGEPFEEQIVMWWNFVGRSHDDIVAARSDWEAHTGFGTVTGFDGPPLHAPELPTTPLKPRGRTR, from the coding sequence GTGAGCAACCTCGATCCCGCGCCGGCCGAGGCGACCTGCGGCGGGCGGGCAGACGTCGCGACAGCCCCCGTCCGCGAACTCCTGATCGGCCGCGACGTCGTCCTCGGCGGGCCGCGGGGGATGACCGTGACGCGGACACTGCCCCACCGTGACCGGCGGATGGTCGGCGCCTGGTGCTTCGTCGACCACTACGGCCCGGAGGACATCGGTGCCCAGGGGCGCGGTGGCATGCGCGTACCACCGCACCCCCACATCGGGCTGCAGACGGTCAGCTGGCTGCTGCGCGGCGAGGTGCTGCACCGCGACAGCCTCGGGTCGGAGCAGCTGATCCGCCCCGGGCAGCTCAACCTGATGACCGCGGGCGTCGGAATCTCGCACTCGGAGGAGTCACCCGCCGATCGCACGCCGATCCTGCACGGCGCTCAGCTCTGGGTGGCGCTCCCCGCCGGCGAACGCGCGGTCGCGCCCGCGTTCGCGCACCACGCCGACCTGCCGGTGGTGGCGCGCGGCGGCCTGACCGCCACCGTCTTGATGGGGACGCTAGAAGGCGCGACATCGCCGGCGCAGACCTACACGCCGCTGGTGGGCGCTGAGGTCACCAGCGGCGGCGACGGTGGCACGCTGACGCTCCGCCCGGACTTCGAGTACGCGGTGCTGGCGTTCGAGGACGGGCCTCTCGTCGACGGCGAACCGGTGCCGGCGGGCGCGCTGGTCTACCTGGGCACCGGTCGCACCGAGCTCACGCTGAGCGGCGCGGGCCGGACGCTGCTGCTCGGTGGCGAGCCGTTCGAGGAGCAGATCGTGATGTGGTGGAACTTCGTCGGGCGGAGCCACGACGACATCGTCGCGGCCCGCTCCGACTGGGAGGCGCACACGGGCTTCGGCACGGTCACCGGCTTCGACGGCCCGCCCCTGCACGCCCCGGAACTCCCCACGACCCCGCTCAAACCCCGGGGTCGCACCCGCTAG
- a CDS encoding alpha/beta hydrolase — MTYAFDPELAAVIPLLPVVDLTDLAATRTSQAELLTQLPVPERETAVDVRDVYVPGPEGAPDVMLRIFAPRDHSGPLPAIFDMHGGGFVLGSVDLDDQRNKELCEGIGAVVVSVEYRLAPEHPFPAGLEDCYAGLVWLAEHADELGVDVSRIALFGISAGGGLAAALALLARDRGGPAIAFQYLGVPEVDDRLQTPSMRAFTDTPLWNYPRAVFSWDAYLGEGRRGTDDVSPYAAPARATDLSGLPPAYVSAMEFDPLRDESIAYALALLAAGVSVELHLFPGTFHGSGLVWTAEVSKREAAEGLAVLRKALRV; from the coding sequence GTGACCTACGCCTTCGACCCCGAGCTGGCCGCCGTCATCCCGCTGCTTCCGGTCGTCGACCTGACCGACCTGGCCGCGACCCGGACGTCACAGGCCGAGTTGCTCACCCAGCTGCCGGTACCGGAGCGCGAGACGGCGGTGGACGTCCGCGACGTGTACGTGCCGGGGCCCGAGGGTGCGCCGGACGTGATGCTGCGGATCTTCGCGCCTCGTGACCACTCGGGCCCGCTGCCGGCCATCTTCGACATGCACGGCGGTGGCTTCGTCCTCGGCTCGGTGGACCTCGACGATCAGCGGAACAAGGAGTTGTGCGAGGGCATCGGCGCGGTGGTGGTCAGCGTCGAGTACCGGCTGGCGCCGGAACATCCGTTCCCGGCCGGGTTGGAGGACTGCTACGCCGGGCTGGTCTGGCTCGCCGAGCATGCGGACGAACTGGGCGTCGACGTCTCGCGGATCGCGCTGTTCGGCATCAGTGCCGGTGGCGGGCTCGCAGCCGCGCTCGCGTTGCTCGCCAGGGACCGTGGTGGGCCGGCGATCGCATTTCAGTATCTCGGCGTTCCCGAGGTGGACGATCGGCTGCAGACGCCGAGCATGCGGGCGTTCACCGACACGCCGCTCTGGAACTATCCGCGGGCGGTCTTCAGCTGGGACGCGTACCTGGGGGAGGGCCGCCGGGGAACGGATGACGTGAGCCCGTACGCGGCACCGGCGCGGGCCACTGATCTGAGCGGGCTGCCGCCCGCGTACGTGTCGGCGATGGAGTTCGACCCACTGCGGGACGAGAGCATCGCGTACGCGCTGGCGTTGCTGGCTGCGGGGGTGAGCGTCGAGCTGCACCTGTTCCCGGGGACGTTCCATGGGTCGGGGCTGGTGTGGACCGCGGAGGTCTCCAAGCGGGAAGCTGCGGAGGGGCTGGCCGTGCTCCGCAAGGCGCTGCGGGTGTAG
- a CDS encoding helix-turn-helix domain-containing protein: MKGLLLRLSALDADAEAAVRVIAYFDALVEHRATVAALVRATAGLAECACGLELPDGRVLRFDAEGERLPGSTPAPGAAQASDGRRAPGEPPAPDPHPTTDAHPAPARYPATDGRPVTDGGPVTGRDVASAEVDLGPGRLWLERPGGPAPLDELVLERASIAARILMVRPHRASTPDLADPALVELVLSGRETAADRTRALRLLGLEPHVPVRVLAVADDRGRNPGAEAVALVARGRPVRSVRVAVIGGVAAVLLQRRDGTGSPADDLRAALRDRAAEHRATEHRAADSRRFSPTASGASSATVPANAPGPRATGPAGPHAATSPAAARGVTSPAGPHDATGPAGPRNPAGPRGTANAAGPRGATGSASAGIRRGSVASGIRVGVGGNVDGLDAETSWAQARLALRFATTAGGPTGDPGDAVVDHDALGPLALLAEIPTARLRDQPDVRALDALARTDSGALDVAALEAFCRTGSLRQAAAALYLHHSSVAARLAHVEDALGWHLDEPGDRFRAQLALWARKLATAE, encoded by the coding sequence ATGAAGGGGCTGTTGCTGCGGCTGTCCGCGCTCGACGCCGACGCCGAGGCAGCGGTCCGGGTGATCGCGTACTTCGACGCGCTGGTGGAACATCGCGCCACCGTCGCTGCGCTCGTGCGAGCGACGGCCGGCCTGGCCGAGTGCGCCTGCGGGCTGGAGCTCCCCGACGGCCGCGTGCTGCGCTTCGACGCCGAGGGCGAACGCCTCCCGGGCAGCACCCCCGCCCCCGGCGCCGCCCAGGCCTCCGACGGTCGCCGAGCGCCGGGCGAGCCCCCGGCACCCGACCCGCATCCCACGACGGACGCGCACCCCGCCCCGGCTCGGTATCCCGCGACGGATGGGCGGCCGGTGACGGATGGGGGGCCGGTGACGGGCCGGGACGTGGCGTCGGCGGAGGTTGACCTTGGGCCGGGGCGGCTCTGGCTGGAGCGGCCCGGCGGCCCGGCGCCGCTGGACGAGCTGGTCCTGGAGCGGGCGTCGATCGCGGCCCGGATCCTGATGGTTCGGCCGCATCGCGCCAGCACGCCCGACCTCGCCGATCCGGCGCTCGTCGAACTCGTGCTCTCCGGCCGGGAGACGGCGGCCGACCGCACCCGAGCGCTGCGTCTGCTCGGGCTGGAGCCGCACGTGCCGGTGCGGGTCCTCGCGGTGGCCGACGACCGGGGACGCAACCCCGGCGCGGAGGCCGTCGCGCTGGTCGCCAGGGGCAGGCCGGTGCGATCGGTGCGGGTCGCGGTGATCGGCGGGGTCGCGGCCGTGCTCCTGCAGCGCCGGGACGGCACCGGCTCACCGGCCGACGATCTGCGCGCGGCCCTCCGCGACCGAGCCGCCGAACACCGCGCCACCGAACACCGCGCCGCCGACAGCCGCCGCTTCTCGCCCACGGCCAGCGGCGCGAGCAGCGCGACCGTCCCTGCCAACGCGCCCGGCCCGCGCGCGACCGGCCCAGCCGGCCCGCACGCCGCGACCAGCCCAGCCGCCGCGCGCGGCGTGACCAGCCCAGCGGGCCCGCACGACGCGACCGGCCCAGCCGGCCCGCGCAACCCCGCCGGCCCGCGGGGTACGGCCAACGCGGCCGGTCCGCGGGGTGCGACCGGCTCAGCCAGCGCGGGGATTCGGCGGGGCTCGGTGGCGAGCGGGATTCGGGTCGGCGTCGGCGGCAACGTGGACGGCCTGGACGCGGAGACGTCCTGGGCCCAGGCCCGCCTCGCGCTCCGGTTCGCCACCACGGCGGGTGGCCCGACGGGCGACCCCGGCGACGCCGTCGTCGACCACGACGCACTGGGCCCGCTCGCGCTCCTCGCCGAAATCCCGACCGCCCGGCTGCGCGACCAGCCGGACGTCCGCGCCCTGGACGCGCTGGCCCGCACGGACAGCGGCGCGCTCGACGTCGCCGCGCTGGAAGCGTTCTGCCGCACCGGATCACTCCGCCAAGCCGCGGCCGCGCTCTATCTTCACCACAGCTCGGTCGCGGCACGGCTGGCCCACGTGGAGGACGCACTCGGCTGGCACCTCGACGAACCCGGCGACCGTTTCCGGGCCCAGCTCGCGCTCTGGGCCCGAAAACTGGCCACCGCCGAATAG
- a CDS encoding SIS domain-containing protein, giving the protein MTTQAERFLADLERKPEALASLADALSDGNPWAGLPDGVRRVLFLGMGSSRYAARVAALRLRARGVDAVAEYASADASFPAGPETLVVPISATGGSRETLDAAGRYAGNAPLVALVNTVDSPLASLADRIVPMLAGVEESGVACRTFQHTLVQLRALEAHLTGEPADLPGLCLRAADATADLLERRSSWLDQALTLLDGPHGVWTIAPAERISSAEQAALMVREGPRRAADACETGDWAHVDVYLTKTRDYRALLFPGSRYDAQAMEWVRERGSTVLSVGADVAGAAGSVRYRGDDDPDVRVLTEVLVAEVLAATWWLAQ; this is encoded by the coding sequence GTGACCACCCAAGCCGAACGGTTCCTCGCCGACCTGGAACGGAAGCCGGAAGCGCTCGCGAGCCTCGCCGACGCGCTCTCCGACGGTAACCCGTGGGCCGGGCTGCCGGACGGCGTCCGGCGGGTGCTGTTCCTCGGCATGGGTAGCTCCCGGTACGCCGCACGGGTCGCGGCGCTGCGGCTGCGGGCCCGCGGCGTCGACGCGGTCGCCGAGTACGCCTCCGCCGACGCGTCGTTCCCGGCCGGGCCGGAGACGCTCGTCGTGCCGATCTCCGCGACCGGGGGGAGCCGGGAGACACTCGACGCCGCCGGGCGGTATGCGGGGAACGCGCCGCTCGTCGCGCTCGTCAACACCGTCGACTCGCCGCTGGCAAGCCTGGCGGATCGGATCGTCCCGATGCTGGCAGGCGTCGAGGAGAGCGGTGTCGCGTGTCGGACGTTCCAGCACACGCTCGTCCAGCTCCGCGCGTTGGAGGCGCACCTGACCGGCGAGCCGGCTGACCTGCCCGGGCTCTGCCTGCGGGCCGCCGACGCCACCGCCGACCTGCTCGAACGCCGCAGCAGTTGGCTGGACCAGGCGCTGACGCTGCTGGACGGGCCGCACGGTGTCTGGACGATCGCACCGGCCGAGCGGATCTCGTCGGCGGAGCAGGCCGCGCTGATGGTGCGGGAGGGTCCGCGCCGCGCCGCCGACGCGTGCGAGACCGGCGACTGGGCTCACGTCGACGTTTACCTCACGAAGACGCGCGACTACCGGGCGCTGCTGTTCCCCGGGTCGCGGTACGACGCACAGGCGATGGAGTGGGTGCGGGAGCGCGGCTCGACCGTGTTGTCCGTCGGCGCCGACGTGGCGGGCGCGGCCGGGTCGGTCCGGTACCGCGGCGACGACGACCCGGACGTCCGGGTGCTGACCGAGGTGCTCGTCGCCGAAGTCCTCGCGGCGACCTGGTGGCTCGCGCAGTAG
- a CDS encoding polyamine ABC transporter substrate-binding protein: protein MSRLGRFRRQSAVALSTAALLAIAACGGGDDTSAAAPASLDPSADLSTQKLTVSNWDGYMPEDLPAKFKSAVGPTVTVTKHATNEEVMAKLTAGGDSGIDVAFVSGQFAQALNEQGLLEPIHADLVPNLKNLYPQATQLAYDKGNTFSVPYTWGTTGLCYRTDLTGYTPDSWNDLLDPKPALRKKVTMMATERWLMLPAQKALGYSANTTDESEMDKVKESLVKAKSSLLAYDDTTFGDRLKSGEAALVESWDGWCPTDQSNIKFVVPKEGSDVWVDTMVVLKSSKNKEAAHAFINYILEAGNHAWAAQNILYKVPNEAAMKTLDAKLLASYPHLAMTPADLLKQEGYVDLGEAATTYTRIATEVTAAK, encoded by the coding sequence GTGTCTCGACTCGGACGGTTTCGCCGCCAGTCGGCGGTGGCGCTGAGCACGGCCGCGTTACTCGCCATCGCGGCCTGCGGGGGCGGCGACGACACGAGCGCCGCCGCTCCGGCGAGCCTCGACCCCTCGGCCGACCTGTCGACCCAGAAGCTGACCGTCTCCAACTGGGACGGGTACATGCCGGAGGACTTACCGGCGAAGTTCAAGTCCGCGGTCGGCCCGACGGTGACGGTCACCAAGCACGCCACGAACGAAGAGGTCATGGCGAAGCTGACCGCGGGCGGCGACAGCGGCATCGACGTCGCGTTCGTCTCCGGTCAGTTCGCGCAGGCACTCAACGAGCAGGGCCTGCTGGAGCCGATCCACGCCGACCTCGTCCCGAACCTGAAGAACCTCTACCCGCAGGCCACCCAGCTCGCTTACGACAAGGGCAACACGTTCTCGGTGCCCTACACCTGGGGAACAACCGGTCTCTGCTATCGCACCGACCTCACCGGCTACACCCCGGACAGCTGGAACGACCTGCTGGACCCGAAGCCCGCGCTCCGCAAGAAGGTCACGATGATGGCCACCGAGCGCTGGCTGATGCTCCCGGCTCAGAAGGCGCTGGGCTACTCGGCGAACACCACCGACGAGTCCGAGATGGACAAGGTCAAGGAGTCGCTGGTCAAGGCCAAGTCGAGCCTGCTGGCCTACGACGACACGACGTTCGGCGACCGGCTGAAGTCCGGTGAGGCCGCGCTGGTCGAGTCGTGGGATGGGTGGTGCCCCACCGACCAGTCGAACATCAAGTTCGTCGTGCCCAAGGAGGGCAGCGACGTCTGGGTCGACACGATGGTCGTCCTCAAGTCGTCGAAGAACAAAGAAGCGGCACACGCGTTCATCAACTACATCCTCGAGGCGGGTAACCACGCCTGGGCCGCGCAGAACATCCTCTACAAGGTGCCGAACGAGGCCGCGATGAAGACGCTCGACGCGAAGCTGCTCGCGAGCTACCCGCACCTGGCGATGACCCCGGCCGACCTGCTGAAGCAGGAGGGTTACGTCGACCTGGGCGAGGCCGCGACCACGTACACCCGGATCGCGACCGAGGTGACGGCGGCCAAGTGA
- a CDS encoding ABC transporter permease, which translates to MTEPTTPAAPASSEVGAPAPDGSAPGRAPAADGDAVPGRASVAGRAAKARTTRGLWAARAALLGPGVVYLAVFLLVPLALVLSYAFFRRGRFGGVVHEVTFENFSRLADEIYVQVLTDSLVIATVTTALALALGYPAAYAIAKLPRRWRTVALVLVVLPFWTNFLVRTYAWIVLLSTQGVVNKALTGIGIIDKPLEMLYSTPAVVAGLLYAYLPLMILPLYSAIERLDDSLAEASVDLGASKASTFWHVTLPLTLPGALTGCIFVFVPSLGNFIVPELLGGGRTVMVGNLIRDQFLKARDWPFGAALALTLLAFLVVLLLAQSWASRRRAT; encoded by the coding sequence GTGACCGAACCGACCACTCCCGCGGCGCCGGCCTCTTCCGAGGTCGGCGCGCCGGCCCCCGACGGAAGCGCGCCGGGACGCGCGCCGGCCGCTGACGGGGACGCCGTGCCGGGACGCGCGTCGGTCGCGGGGCGCGCGGCGAAGGCCCGCACGACGCGCGGCCTCTGGGCCGCCCGAGCGGCCCTGCTCGGCCCAGGTGTCGTCTACCTCGCGGTGTTCCTGCTCGTGCCGCTCGCGCTGGTGCTGAGCTACGCGTTCTTCCGGCGCGGCCGGTTCGGCGGCGTCGTCCACGAGGTGACCTTCGAGAACTTCAGCCGGCTCGCCGACGAGATCTACGTGCAGGTGCTCACCGACTCGCTGGTGATCGCCACCGTCACCACGGCGCTCGCGCTCGCGCTCGGCTATCCGGCCGCGTACGCGATCGCGAAACTGCCGCGCCGGTGGCGGACCGTCGCACTGGTGCTGGTCGTGCTCCCGTTCTGGACGAACTTCCTGGTCCGGACGTACGCGTGGATCGTGCTGCTCTCCACCCAGGGCGTCGTGAACAAGGCGCTCACCGGCATCGGCATCATCGACAAGCCGCTGGAGATGCTCTACAGCACGCCGGCCGTGGTCGCCGGGCTGCTCTACGCCTACCTGCCGCTGATGATCCTGCCGCTGTACTCCGCGATCGAGCGGCTCGACGACAGCCTCGCCGAAGCCTCCGTCGACCTGGGCGCGAGCAAGGCGTCCACGTTCTGGCACGTGACGCTGCCGCTCACGTTGCCCGGCGCGCTGACCGGCTGCATCTTCGTGTTCGTCCCGAGCCTCGGCAACTTCATCGTGCCGGAGCTGCTCGGTGGCGGACGCACGGTGATGGTCGGCAACCTCATCCGCGACCAGTTCCTCAAGGCCCGCGACTGGCCGTTCGGCGCCGCGCTCGCGCTGACGCTGCTCGCGTTCCTGGTGGTCCTACTGCTGGCCCAGTCCTGGGCGAGCCGACGGAGGGCGACATGA
- a CDS encoding ABC transporter permease, with protein MSKSILGVVFAFLYAPIVVLVVMSFNASDSPYALDGVSTRWYAELVGDEQIRKGLINTLIVATGSTALAAVFGTLLAVGLARYTRSRALDALALAPAVLPDIVLAIGLLAFWSLLQATLGLHSVLLAHLLFGTAFVTAVVRARLHQVDGSLEEASRDLGAGPVTTFLRITLPSLGPGIAAGSLLAFTLSIDEFVIAFFTAGPDQPTLPIVIYSMMRFGVTPEINALATVLLAVSFTVVLAAQRMSRLTDSLGR; from the coding sequence ATGAGCAAGTCCATCCTCGGCGTGGTGTTCGCGTTCCTGTACGCGCCGATCGTCGTCCTGGTCGTGATGTCGTTCAACGCCTCCGACAGCCCGTACGCGCTCGACGGCGTGAGCACCCGCTGGTACGCCGAGCTCGTCGGCGACGAGCAGATCCGAAAAGGGCTGATCAACACGCTGATCGTCGCCACCGGGTCGACCGCGCTGGCCGCGGTGTTCGGGACGCTGCTCGCGGTCGGGCTCGCTCGCTACACTCGATCCCGGGCACTGGACGCACTCGCGCTGGCCCCGGCCGTGCTGCCGGACATCGTGCTGGCGATCGGGCTGCTCGCGTTCTGGTCGCTGCTGCAGGCGACGCTCGGCCTGCACTCGGTGCTGCTCGCGCACCTGCTGTTCGGCACCGCGTTCGTCACCGCGGTGGTGCGCGCACGGCTGCACCAGGTGGACGGTTCGCTGGAGGAGGCGTCCCGCGACCTGGGCGCCGGGCCGGTGACCACGTTCCTGCGGATCACGCTGCCGTCGCTGGGGCCCGGCATCGCGGCCGGGTCGCTGCTGGCGTTCACGCTCTCGATCGACGAGTTCGTGATCGCGTTCTTCACCGCAGGCCCGGACCAGCCGACGCTGCCGATCGTCATCTACTCGATGATGCGGTTCGGCGTGACCCCGGAGATCAACGCGCTGGCCACGGTGCTGCTCGCGGTGAGCTTCACGGTGGTGCTGGCCGCACAGCGGATGAGCCGCCTGACCGATTCCCTAGGACGATGA
- a CDS encoding ABC transporter ATP-binding protein, translated as MLSITGVSRRFADVQALDDVSLDIASGEFFALLGPSGCGKTTLLRIIAGFESPDSGSVTLDGDDLLGVPPNKRPVNLMFQSYALFPHLSVEKNIGYGLAREGRPRAEIRARVAEVLDTVGLAGVSGRRPHQLSGGQRQRVALARAIVKRPRLLLLDEPLSALDRKVRAEMQLELKRLQHEVGITFVVVTHDQEEAMSLADRIAVLEAGTVRQVAPPVELYARPADRFVAGFVGSNNIVSADLAVSLGLLPAGATGALTVRPENVQVDEGAAGGRGALTGTVLDTVFHGGSSRIAVKVDGLDEPVLATRPGAPTVAPGAEVRLSWRPEDAVLVPA; from the coding sequence ATGCTCTCGATCACCGGTGTTTCCCGCCGTTTCGCCGACGTCCAGGCTCTGGACGACGTCTCGCTGGACATCGCGTCCGGGGAGTTCTTCGCGTTGCTCGGCCCGAGCGGCTGCGGCAAGACCACGCTGCTGCGGATCATCGCGGGCTTCGAGTCGCCCGACTCCGGCAGCGTGACATTGGACGGTGACGACCTGCTCGGCGTCCCGCCCAACAAGCGGCCGGTCAACCTGATGTTCCAGTCGTACGCGCTGTTCCCGCACCTCTCGGTGGAGAAGAACATCGGGTACGGGCTGGCTCGGGAAGGCCGGCCTCGCGCGGAGATCCGGGCCCGGGTCGCGGAGGTGCTCGACACGGTCGGTCTGGCCGGGGTCTCGGGTCGACGTCCGCATCAGCTCTCCGGCGGGCAGCGGCAGCGGGTCGCGCTGGCCCGCGCGATCGTCAAGCGGCCGCGGTTGCTGCTGCTCGACGAGCCGCTGTCCGCGCTCGACCGCAAGGTGCGGGCCGAGATGCAGCTGGAACTCAAGCGGCTCCAGCACGAGGTCGGGATCACGTTCGTCGTGGTCACCCACGACCAGGAAGAAGCGATGTCGCTGGCGGACCGGATCGCGGTGCTGGAAGCGGGCACCGTACGCCAGGTCGCCCCGCCGGTCGAGCTGTACGCACGGCCCGCCGACCGGTTCGTCGCCGGCTTCGTCGGCTCGAACAACATCGTGTCCGCTGACCTCGCGGTCAGCCTCGGGCTACTGCCCGCGGGTGCTACTGGCGCGCTCACGGTGCGCCCCGAAAACGTCCAGGTGGACGAGGGGGCAGCGGGCGGTCGGGGGGCGCTGACCGGAACCGTGCTGGACACTGTGTTCCACGGGGGCTCGTCACGGATCGCGGTGAAGGTGGACGGTCTGGACGAGCCGGTACTGGCGACGCGTCCCGGCGCGCCGACCGTGGCCCCCGGCGCCGAGGTGCGGCTCTCGTGGCGCCCGGAGGACGCAGTACTGGTTCCCGCGTGA
- a CDS encoding TetR/AcrR family transcriptional regulator, whose product MPGRKPRSERRIDLIEAARRAMVRHGAEGVLLNQIAEEAGLTSGAVLYHYPDIQELLIDAHHAGMERFYELRVKAIEALDDPVERLLVTIRSGLPTGSDDADVRLLCELGGAAGRSRVYAALLTTLFDRQVSMYQGILESGVARGVFTPASGATVIARNLVALEDAYGYRIVARHPTIGYAEAVELIVDYARMATGNPLTEPPKPKRTTARRPRA is encoded by the coding sequence ATGCCTGGACGCAAGCCTCGCTCGGAACGTCGCATCGACCTGATCGAGGCGGCCCGCCGCGCGATGGTGCGGCACGGCGCCGAGGGTGTCCTCCTCAACCAGATCGCCGAGGAGGCCGGCCTGACGTCCGGTGCGGTGCTGTACCACTACCCGGACATCCAGGAACTGCTGATCGACGCCCACCACGCGGGCATGGAGCGGTTCTACGAACTGCGGGTGAAGGCGATCGAGGCGCTGGACGACCCGGTCGAGCGGCTGCTGGTCACGATCCGGTCCGGTCTGCCGACCGGCTCCGACGACGCGGACGTCCGGCTGCTCTGCGAGTTGGGCGGCGCCGCCGGCCGCAGCCGGGTGTACGCGGCGCTGCTGACGACGCTGTTCGACCGGCAGGTCTCGATGTACCAGGGCATCCTCGAGTCCGGCGTGGCCCGGGGTGTGTTCACGCCTGCCAGCGGCGCGACCGTGATCGCGCGGAACCTGGTGGCGCTGGAAGACGCGTACGGCTACCGGATCGTCGCCAGGCACCCCACGATCGGGTACGCCGAAGCGGTCGAGCTGATCGTCGACTACGCGCGCATGGCCACCGGAAACCCGCTCACCGAGCCGCCGAAGCCGAAGCGCACCACCGCCCGCCGCCCCCGCGCCTGA
- a CDS encoding glycosyltransferase, with protein MTERPLTVLFMPESAYGPTNNCIGIGHVLAQRGHRVVFAAEASWKGKLTALGFEEDLVDLAPPPPADAPEQDAGQFWKDYIAASAPEFRKSTFDQLETVTAPIWKELVDGAKYCEPQLRAIIERTRPDVIVEDNVLAFPALTTAGVPFVRIVSCNPLEVKGADVAPVFSGYAADDRSQWDAFRTEYDRTHRPLWEEFNAWVVEQGAEPLPDLEFIGEGALNLYVYPEVADYTDARPLGPTWHRLDSSVRETDSAFELPAEIASGEGKLIYFSLGSLGSADADLMRRIIAALARTPHRYIVSKGPLHEEIELASNMWGAEFLPQTSILPLVDLVITHGGNNTTTEALHFGKPMIVLPLFWDQYDNAQRVHELGLGGRLSTYTFTDEELYGALDRLLTDAALADRLAAASAEIKARDGLRRAADLIESVVEGK; from the coding sequence ATGACCGAGCGACCGCTGACCGTGCTGTTCATGCCGGAGAGTGCGTACGGTCCGACGAACAACTGCATCGGCATCGGGCACGTGCTGGCGCAGCGTGGTCATCGGGTGGTCTTCGCCGCCGAGGCGTCCTGGAAGGGCAAGCTCACCGCGCTCGGTTTCGAGGAGGACCTCGTCGACCTGGCGCCGCCGCCCCCGGCCGACGCTCCGGAGCAGGACGCCGGCCAGTTCTGGAAGGACTACATCGCCGCGTCGGCACCGGAGTTCCGGAAGAGCACGTTCGACCAGCTCGAGACCGTTACGGCGCCGATCTGGAAAGAACTGGTCGACGGCGCGAAGTACTGCGAGCCCCAGCTCCGCGCGATCATCGAGCGCACCCGGCCGGACGTCATCGTCGAGGACAACGTGCTGGCGTTCCCCGCACTCACCACCGCAGGGGTGCCGTTCGTCCGGATCGTGTCCTGCAACCCGCTCGAGGTGAAGGGCGCCGACGTCGCTCCGGTGTTCTCCGGGTACGCGGCCGACGACCGCTCGCAGTGGGACGCGTTCCGCACCGAGTACGACCGCACGCACCGCCCGCTGTGGGAGGAGTTCAACGCCTGGGTCGTCGAGCAGGGCGCCGAGCCGCTGCCCGACCTCGAGTTCATCGGCGAGGGCGCGCTCAACCTGTACGTCTACCCGGAGGTCGCCGACTACACCGACGCGCGGCCGCTCGGCCCGACCTGGCACCGGCTGGACTCCTCGGTGCGGGAGACCGACTCCGCGTTCGAGCTTCCGGCGGAGATCGCTTCGGGTGAGGGCAAGCTGATCTACTTCAGCCTCGGTTCGCTCGGTTCGGCGGACGCCGACCTGATGCGCCGGATCATCGCCGCGCTCGCTCGCACCCCGCACCGCTACATCGTGTCGAAGGGCCCCCTGCACGAGGAAATCGAGCTGGCGTCGAACATGTGGGGCGCGGAGTTCCTGCCGCAGACGTCGATCCTGCCGCTGGTCGACCTGGTGATCACCCACGGTGGCAACAACACGACGACCGAGGCGCTGCACTTCGGCAAGCCGATGATCGTCCTGCCGCTGTTCTGGGACCAGTACGACAACGCCCAGCGGGTGCACGAACTCGGGCTCGGCGGCCGGCTGAGCACGTACACGTTCACCGACGAGGAGCTGTACGGCGCGCTCGACCGCTTACTGACCGACGCCGCGCTGGCCGACCGGCTGGCGGCGGCGAGCGCCGAGATCAAGGCCAGGGACGGGCTGCGCCGCGCCGCCGACCTGATCGAGTCGGTCGTCGAGGGCAAGTGA